One genomic region from bacterium encodes:
- a CDS encoding glycosyltransferase: MTGKFVRVGDRPLWIRGVTYGPFRPREDGIEYPARDVVVADFERMAAHGFNVVRTYTVPPLWLLDAAQQRGLRVLVGIPWEQHIAFLDDRARARDIVTGVRAGVRRCAGHPAVLGYAVGNEIPASIVRWHGARRIERYIRRLYNAAKAEDPGSLVTYVNYPTTEYLDLPFLDLVCFNVYLESQSRFESYVGRLQNIAGDRPLVLTEIGCDTASHGATAYTVVAGQARAAFAAGCTGVCVFAWTDEWHRGGYDIEEWAFGLTDRDRAPKPGMAAVCAALKDTPFARHLSWPRISVIVCSRNGARTIGECLAGVVRLEYPDYEVIVVDDGSVDDTAAIARAYGAKTIDGGGAGLSAARNAGLAEATGEIIAYLDDDASPEAHWLYYLATTFGRTAHAAVGGPNRPPAGPTHTPGVIEECLAVAPGTPTHVMLTDDEAEHVPGCNMAFRRASLESIGGFDRRFRVAGDDVDICWRIQGAGGTLGFSPTAVVWHRRRDTIPRYWTQQVGYGKSEALLEQKWPQKYNTAGHLAWQGRVYEPAAAPRRGRVYHGTWGLAAYQSLYAAPFHPLWSLPSVPEWYLVVAVLAGLSALGALWAPLRMAIPVLLLAVAALGVHAATCAARSLSSQRTPRGPLERAQRHAIMTLLHLIHPAARLYGRIRNGLTPWRRHQVTGATAPWPRVSTVWSERWRAAETWLETVEHDLQQEGAVVARGGDFDEWDLEVRGGALGGMRLRLAIEEHGAGRQRVLLWSWPRCSVWGLLAAAGAGALAADAAGAGAWSTALVLGATALWLSFRVVQDTASATAAFLRVVTQLRGTVVLRVAMLAWPVRTAPW, encoded by the coding sequence GTGACCGGGAAGTTCGTCCGCGTCGGCGACCGGCCGCTGTGGATCCGAGGCGTCACCTACGGGCCGTTCCGCCCTCGCGAGGACGGAATCGAGTATCCCGCGCGCGATGTCGTCGTTGCGGATTTCGAACGCATGGCGGCGCACGGGTTCAACGTGGTGCGCACCTACACCGTCCCCCCGCTGTGGTTGTTGGATGCCGCCCAACAACGAGGCCTGCGGGTACTGGTGGGGATCCCCTGGGAACAGCACATCGCGTTCCTCGACGATCGCGCTCGCGCACGAGATATCGTCACCGGGGTGCGTGCCGGCGTGCGGAGATGCGCTGGCCATCCGGCCGTCCTAGGCTACGCGGTCGGCAACGAGATCCCGGCGTCGATCGTCCGCTGGCACGGAGCACGGCGCATCGAGCGCTACATCCGGCGTCTGTACAACGCGGCGAAGGCCGAGGATCCCGGAAGCCTCGTCACGTATGTGAACTACCCCACCACCGAGTACTTGGACCTGCCGTTCCTGGACCTGGTCTGTTTCAACGTCTACCTTGAATCGCAGAGCCGGTTCGAGTCCTACGTCGGCCGTCTGCAGAACATCGCCGGGGACCGTCCCCTGGTGCTCACGGAGATCGGGTGCGACACCGCCAGCCACGGCGCGACGGCCTACACGGTCGTCGCAGGCCAGGCGCGGGCGGCGTTCGCGGCGGGATGTACCGGCGTGTGTGTGTTCGCGTGGACAGACGAGTGGCATCGGGGAGGATACGACATCGAGGAGTGGGCGTTCGGCTTGACCGACCGGGACCGGGCGCCCAAGCCCGGCATGGCCGCCGTCTGCGCCGCGCTCAAGGACACGCCGTTCGCCCGGCACCTGAGCTGGCCGCGGATCTCCGTCATCGTGTGCAGCCGGAACGGGGCGCGCACCATCGGGGAGTGCCTCGCGGGAGTAGTTCGGTTGGAGTATCCCGACTATGAGGTGATCGTCGTCGACGATGGCTCCGTGGACGACACCGCGGCGATCGCCCGCGCGTACGGCGCCAAGACGATCGACGGTGGCGGCGCGGGGCTTAGCGCAGCGCGCAACGCCGGGTTGGCGGAGGCCACGGGGGAGATCATCGCGTACCTCGACGACGACGCGAGCCCCGAGGCGCACTGGCTGTACTACCTCGCTACGACCTTTGGCCGCACCGCGCATGCCGCGGTCGGTGGGCCGAATCGCCCTCCTGCGGGGCCGACACACACCCCGGGCGTGATCGAAGAGTGCCTCGCGGTGGCGCCCGGCACGCCCACGCACGTCATGCTTACGGACGACGAGGCGGAACACGTCCCGGGATGCAACATGGCGTTTCGCCGCGCGTCCCTGGAATCGATCGGAGGCTTTGACCGGCGCTTCCGTGTCGCGGGCGACGACGTGGACATCTGCTGGCGCATCCAAGGCGCCGGCGGGACACTCGGCTTCAGCCCGACCGCCGTAGTCTGGCACCGGCGACGGGACACAATCCCCCGGTACTGGACGCAGCAGGTCGGATACGGCAAATCCGAGGCGCTGCTCGAGCAGAAGTGGCCGCAGAAGTACAACACCGCCGGGCACCTCGCGTGGCAGGGTCGCGTGTACGAGCCCGCCGCGGCCCCGCGCCGCGGCCGTGTCTACCATGGAACTTGGGGGCTCGCGGCGTATCAATCGCTCTACGCGGCACCGTTTCATCCGCTGTGGTCCCTCCCCTCGGTTCCGGAGTGGTATCTCGTCGTGGCGGTCCTCGCCGGGCTGTCCGCGCTCGGTGCGCTCTGGGCCCCGCTGCGGATGGCGATCCCCGTGCTGCTCCTCGCGGTCGCGGCGCTGGGCGTCCACGCGGCGACGTGCGCCGCCCGGTCGCTCTCGTCGCAACGCACGCCGCGCGGGCCTCTCGAGCGGGCGCAGCGCCACGCGATCATGACGCTGCTCCACTTGATCCACCCCGCCGCCCGGCTGTACGGGCGCATCCGGAACGGCCTGACGCCGTGGCGGCGCCACCAGGTCACCGGCGCAACGGCGCCGTGGCCCCGGGTGTCCACAGTCTGGAGCGAACGGTGGAGGGCCGCCGAAACCTGGCTGGAAACGGTGGAGCACGATCTGCAACAGGAAGGCGCCGTGGTGGCGCGGGGCGGGGACTTCGACGAATGGGATCTTGAGGTACGCGGGGGTGCGCTCGGCGGGATGCGCCTCCGCCTCGCGATCGAGGAACACGGAGCCGGCCGCCAGCGGGTGCTGCTGTGGTCGTGGCCGCGGTGTTCGGTCTGGGGACTCCTCGCGGCCGCCGGAGCCGGTGCGTTGGCCGCGGATGCCGCGGGAGCGGGCGCGTGGAGTACGGCGCTCGTCCTCGGCGCGACCGCGCTCTGGCTGTCTTTCCGCGTCGTACAGGACACCGCGAGCGCCACGGCCGCGTTTCTCCGCGTGGTGACGCAATTGCGTGGCACTGTCGTGCTGCGCGTCGCGATGCTCGCGTGGCCGGTGCGCACGGCTCCGTGGTAA
- a CDS encoding ABC transporter ATP-binding protein: protein MRTPLLLLRYLRPHWREALGVFATMLVTIGIDVLRPWPTKLLVDQVLGHQPLPAWLRGVAGASPAASGAGLLLWVCVGTVLIFAVGAVSSMVETTAAVRLGQRMVYDLGADLFSHLQRLSLTFHRRRPVGDTISRVTVDSYCVQALLNGALHPLLRSVGTLAAMFAVMWRLEPRMTALSLLVTPLLALTIRVCGESMRVRHRRRRDLEGRMMSVVEQTMNAIAAVQAFAREETEQARFRAYAKDTASAYVRATQADARFGLFVGLVTAVGTAAVMWVGAVDVLHGRTTVGTLLVFLAYLAALYVPLHASTSTASTVQSAAAAAERVLELLDTAPEVRDGPDVLDGRVRGHIRYEHVTFGYEPGRPALREVSFDVHPGEMVAIVGPTGAGKSTLANLLVRFYDPWSGRITIDGHDLARLRVRSLRQQIAIVLQDPFIFPLTVAENIGYGRPNATREVIVAAAVAANADAFIRRLPDGYDTVLGEKGATLSGGEKQRLSIARAFVKDAPILILDEPTSAVDALTEAGLLAALERLGKHRTTFVIAHRLSTIRRADRILVLDEGAVVEEGRHADLMDRNGLYARLCRQQTVFVPHDPALASHGAPGGSADA, encoded by the coding sequence ATGAGGACCCCGCTGCTGTTGCTTCGATATCTGCGGCCGCACTGGCGCGAAGCGCTGGGCGTATTTGCGACGATGCTCGTGACGATCGGCATCGATGTACTCCGTCCGTGGCCGACGAAGCTCCTGGTCGACCAGGTGCTGGGACATCAGCCGCTGCCGGCCTGGCTGCGGGGCGTCGCGGGCGCGTCGCCCGCCGCAAGCGGCGCCGGGCTGCTGCTGTGGGTCTGCGTCGGTACCGTGCTGATCTTTGCCGTCGGCGCGGTCTCGTCGATGGTCGAGACCACCGCCGCCGTGCGGCTCGGCCAACGCATGGTGTACGATCTCGGCGCCGATTTGTTCTCGCATCTGCAACGCCTGTCGCTGACGTTCCATCGTCGCCGGCCGGTCGGGGACACGATCTCGCGCGTGACCGTGGATTCCTATTGCGTGCAAGCCCTGTTGAACGGCGCCCTGCACCCGCTGCTGCGCTCCGTGGGTACGCTGGCCGCGATGTTCGCGGTGATGTGGCGGCTCGAGCCGCGCATGACCGCCCTCTCTCTGCTGGTCACCCCGCTGCTGGCGCTGACCATCCGTGTGTGCGGCGAGTCGATGCGGGTTCGGCACCGGCGGCGGCGCGATCTGGAAGGGCGCATGATGTCCGTGGTGGAGCAGACCATGAACGCGATCGCGGCCGTGCAGGCGTTCGCACGCGAGGAGACGGAACAGGCCCGCTTTCGCGCCTACGCAAAGGACACGGCGTCCGCCTACGTACGCGCCACGCAGGCGGACGCGCGTTTCGGTCTGTTCGTCGGCCTGGTCACGGCGGTTGGGACCGCTGCGGTGATGTGGGTGGGCGCGGTGGATGTGCTTCACGGCCGAACCACCGTCGGAACGCTGCTCGTGTTTCTCGCGTACCTCGCGGCGCTCTACGTCCCGCTCCACGCGAGCACCTCCACGGCGTCCACGGTGCAATCCGCCGCGGCGGCCGCGGAACGCGTGCTGGAGTTGCTCGACACGGCGCCCGAGGTGCGGGACGGCCCCGACGTCCTCGATGGGCGCGTGCGCGGGCACATCCGCTACGAGCACGTGACGTTCGGGTACGAGCCCGGGCGTCCGGCGCTGCGGGAGGTCTCGTTCGACGTGCACCCGGGCGAGATGGTGGCCATCGTGGGTCCCACCGGTGCGGGCAAGAGCACGCTCGCGAACCTGCTTGTGCGGTTCTACGATCCGTGGTCCGGCCGAATCACGATCGACGGCCACGACCTGGCCCGGCTTCGCGTGCGGTCGCTGCGCCAGCAGATCGCGATCGTGCTGCAGGACCCGTTCATCTTTCCCCTGACGGTTGCGGAGAACATCGGCTACGGGCGGCCGAACGCGACGCGTGAGGTGATCGTCGCCGCCGCGGTCGCCGCGAACGCCGACGCGTTCATCCGGCGTTTGCCGGACGGATATGACACCGTCCTCGGGGAGAAGGGCGCGACCCTGTCGGGCGGCGAGAAACAGCGTCTGTCCATCGCGCGGGCGTTTGTGAAGGACGCGCCGATCCTGATCCTCGACGAACCGACCTCGGCGGTGGACGCGCTCACGGAGGCGGGGTTGCTCGCGGCGTTGGAGCGGCTGGGGAAGCACCGCACGACGTTCGTGATCGCCCACCGGCTCTCCACGATCCGGCGGGCCGACCGGATCCTGGTCCTCGACGAGGGCGCCGTCGTCGAGGAGGGGCGGCACGCCGACCTGATGGACCGGAACGGCCTCTACGCGAGGTTGTGCCGCCAGCAGACGGTGTTCGTCCCACACGACCCGGCGCTCGCGAGCCATGGCGCGCCCGGCGGGTCGGCGGACGCATGA
- a CDS encoding zinc-ribbon domain containing protein, with protein sequence MGFADKALQCLDCGKEFVFTAGEQEFYAKKGFTNEPLRCKDCRDVRKRSRESVAGLPREMFDAIRTKCGSKTQVPFRPRTDRPVYCPDCFRELRAQQRRA encoded by the coding sequence TTGGGGTTCGCGGACAAGGCCCTCCAGTGTCTCGACTGCGGCAAGGAATTTGTCTTCACGGCGGGGGAACAAGAATTCTATGCCAAGAAGGGATTTACGAACGAGCCGTTGCGGTGCAAAGATTGCCGGGACGTCCGGAAGCGCTCTCGCGAGTCCGTCGCGGGACTGCCTCGCGAGATGTTCGACGCGATCCGCACGAAATGCGGGTCCAAGACACAGGTTCCGTTTCGGCCCCGAACCGACCGGCCAGTGTACTGCCCCGATTGCTTTCGTGAACTCCGCGCGCAGCAGCGCCGGGCGTAG